In Equus quagga isolate Etosha38 chromosome 14, UCLA_HA_Equagga_1.0, whole genome shotgun sequence, one DNA window encodes the following:
- the E2F8 gene encoding transcription factor E2F8, with protein sequence MEDEKENLFFEPHKRGLMKTPLKASTAVNLPLPESQPDFGPLTTPTKPKEIAQGEPWTPTANLKMLISAASPEIRSRDEKRGLFDNRNELPEAKDSLHEHLSGDEYEKSQPSRKEKSLGLLCLKFLERYPKYPNLALNNDICLDEVAGDLKVERRRIYDIVNVLESLHMVSRLAKNRYTWHGRHNLNQTLQALKSTAEKNRYAKQIMMIKKKEYEQEFDFTKGCSIEDHIIKDDTGQNGQPDVCFVELPGMEFRAASVNSRKEKSLRVMSQKFVMLFLVSTPQIVSLEIAAKILTGEDHVEDLDKSKFKTKIRRLYDIANVLSSLKLIKKVHVTEERGRKPAFKWIGPEISPNPGGCSPDITFTSSDLEVRRSSKENCAKNLFSTCGKPNFTRHQSLIKLVKSIESDRRKINSAPSSPVKTNKAESSQNSAPFQSKMADLAAICKMQLEEQSSEPRNKVKVQLARSGPCKPVAPLDTPVNAELELTASSLTQSLGVVPLLPSPLSSAVPVILPQAPSGPPYAIYLQPAHAQSMTPPQGLSPTVCSTPSSKATRSKDPADATTEKAAKDTAKPSASTRPGSLLPVPERQGTKNRDREPARERGSKRASVFEDSASKKKFKEDLKGLENVSATLFPSGYLIPLAQCPSLGAESILSSTENSGTVSPSHRIYSSPIAGVIPVTSSELTGVNFPSFPVTSFKLMVSPTPVAAVPVGSSPALTSSHAIPVQNPSSAIVNLTLQHLGLIPPGVQVSASPGPGTVPVSPRIEAVSVAPDSTGTQQGRATRYDSPVPGHNQPNGQSVAVTGAQQPVPVTPKGSQLVVESFFRTPGGPTKPTGSACTDSDGASKTSVGTLFVPQRKLEVSTEDAH encoded by the exons ATGGAGGACGAAAAG GAAAATCTCTTTTTTGAGCCACATAAAAGGGGACTGATGAAAACACCTCTGAAAGCATCCACGGCAGTGAATTTACCGTTGCCGGAGAGCCAGCCGGACTTCGGCCCTTTAACCACGCCCACCAAACCCAAGGAAATCGCCCAGGGAGAACCCTGGACGCCAACAGCCAACCTGAAAATGCTCATCAGTGCCGCGAGCCCTGAGATCCGCAGCAGAGACGAGAAAAGGGGGTTGTTTGACAACAGAAATGAATTACCTGAGGCCAAAGATTCTTTACAC GAACACTTATCTGGAGACGAATATGAGAAATCCCAACCGAGTCGAAAGGAGAAAAGTTTAGGATTGTTGTGTCTTAAGTTCTTAGAGCGCTATCCGAAGTATCCCAACCTTGCTCTGAATAATGACATTTGTCTCGACGAAGTGGCCGGGGACCTTA AGGTGGAGCGTCGACGCATTTACGACATCGTGAACGTCCTAGAGAGTTTACACATGGTGAGCCGCCTTGCCAAAAACAGGTACACTTGGCACGGGCGACATAATCTCAACCAAACCCTGCAGGCTTTGAAGAGCACCGCGGAGAAGAACAGGTACGCCAAGCAGATTATGAtgatcaaaaagaaagaatacgAACAAGAGTTTGACTTTACTAAGGGTTGCAGTATAGAGGATCATATCATCAAAGACGACACTGGCCAAAATGGACAACCAGACGTGTGTTTTGTCGAACTCCCCGGAATGGAATTTCGGGCAG CTTCTGTAAACAGCCGCAAAGAGAAGTCTTTAAGAGTGATGAGCCAGAAATTCGTGATGCTGTTTTTGGTGTCAACGCCTCAGATAGTAAGCCTAGAAATTGCTGCCAAGATTTTAACTGGGGAGGACCATGTGGAAGATTTGGATAAAAGCAAGTTTAAAA cGAAAATTAGGAGGTTGTATGATATAGCTAATGTTCTGAGCAGCCTGAAGCTTATTAAGAAAGTTCACGTGACGGAGGAAAGAGGCCGAAAACCAGCTTTTAAGTGGATAGGCCCAGAAATCAGCCCCAATCCCGGTG GCTGCAGCCCAGACATTACTTTCACCTCCTCTGATCTGGAAGTGAGGCGGTCCTCGAAAGAGAACTGTGCCAAAAACCTCTTTTCCACCTGTGGGAAACCAAACTTTACCCGACACCAATCTCTTATCAAACTGGTAAAGAGCATAGAAAGTGATCGGAGAAAGATAAACtctgctcccagcagccctgtcAAGACCAACAAAG CTGAGAGTTCTCAGAATTCTGCACCCTTCCAAAGTAAAATGGCTGACCTCGCAGCTATTTGCAAAATGCAGTTAGAAGAGCAATCAAG TGAACCTAGAAACAAAGTGAAAGTACAACTGGCAAGATCTGGGCCTTGCAAACCAGTGGCCCCTCTGGACACCCCAGTGAATGCTGAGCTGGAACTGACGGCATCATCCCTCACCCAGTCCCTGGGGGTGgtccccctgctccccagcccactGTCATCGGCGGTGCCCGTGATCCTACCTCAGGCCCCTTCGGGCCCACCCTATGCCATCTACTTGCAGCCTGCCCATGCCCAAAGCATGACGCCACCCCAGGGTCTAAGCCCGACAGTCTGCTCCACTCCCTCCTCTAAAGCTACAAGATCAAAAGACCCTGCAGATGCCACCACCGAGAAGGCAGCCAAGGATACTGCAAAGCCCAGTGCCTCCACCAGACCTGGAAGCTTGCTGCCAGTGCCAGAGAGACAAGGTACAAAGAACCGAGACAGGGAGCCTGCTAGAGAAAGAGGCTCCAAGAGGGCAAGCGTGTTCGAGGACAGTGCttccaaaaagaaatttaaagaagacctaaaagGACTTGAAAACGTCTCTGCG ACCTTGTTCCCATCAGGATACCTAATCCCTCTCGCCCAGTGCCCATCCCTCGGGGCAGAGTCCATTTTGTCTAGTACGGAAAACTCAGGTACAGTTTCCCCAAGCCACAGGATCTACAGCTCCCCAATCGCAG GTGTTATTCCAGTGACATCATCCGAACTCACTGGTgttaattttccctctttccctgtgACATCTTTCAAGCTAATGGTCTCGCCAACTCCCGTGGCAGCTGTCCCTGTTGGGAGCAGCCCGGCTCTCACTTCGAGCCACGCCATTCCCGTCCAGAACCCAAGCTCAGCCATTGTCAACTTAACCCTGCAGCACTTGGGACTCATCCCCCCCGGTGTGCAGGTGTCCGCCAGCCCCGGGCCTGGGACCGTTCCCGTGTCTCCAAGAATAGAGGCTGTTAGTGTCGCCCCAGACAGCACGGGCACTCAGCAAGGACGGGCCACCCGGTACGACTCGCCAGTGCCAGGCCACAACCAACCGAATGGACAATCAGTTGCTGTGACAGGGGCACAACAG CCTGTTCCTGTGACACCCAAAGGGTCACAATTAGTGGTGGAAAGTTTCTTCCGAACCCCAGGTGGACCAACAAAGCCGACAGGCTCAGCCTGCACGGATTCCGATGGTGCTAGTAAAACCTCTGTTGGAACACTCTTTGTCCCTCAGCGAAAACTGGAAGTCTCAACGGAGGATGCCCATTAA